From the genome of Bombyx mori chromosome 16, ASM3026992v2, one region includes:
- the LOC101746666 gene encoding uncharacterized protein LOC101746666, whose protein sequence is MIYFKAIFGVVSLVLAVATQAVQAALTSPCPEYFTYEISPSTPDRWHGVLVLPPEIVEDYLWIYVALNRKADVFASNKGSTSTENFQEFLFQKRDYFNFDSAKSEETIRFVTSYDYAHPIPRVKIIRVNGREICRDDNTTQVGNKISFPTRPELPNMLLISKLNATGYTPEFLTIFQNSTSGVAR, encoded by the exons atgatttattttaaagcg ATCTTCGGTGTGGTTTCTCTGGTTTTGGCTGTGGCGACGCAAGCTGTACAAGCAGCATTGACGTCTCCGTGTCCTGAGTATTTCACTTACGAGATATCCCCATCGACACCAGATCGGTGGCATGGCGTATTAGTGCTGCCTCCTGAAATCGTTGAAGACTACTTATGGATTTACGTCGCATTGAATCGCAAAGCTGATGTGTTTGCC AGCAACAAAGGATCTACCTCGACCGAAAACTTTCAAGAATTCTTATTCCAGAAAAGAgattatttcaattttgatAGTGCAAAGAGTGAAGAAACTATAAGGTTTGTTACATCTTACGATTATGCCCATCCGATACCGCGTGTTAAGATTATAAGAGTCAATGGACGCGAAATATGCAGAGACGATAATACGACACAAGTCGGAAACAAAATAAGCTTTCCGACGCGCCCAGAGCTTCCGAATATGCTGCTTATATCAAAATTGAATGCAACCGGCTATACACCGGAGTTTTTGACAATTTTCCAAAACTCAACCTCTGGAGTTGCGCGATAA
- the LOC101746300 gene encoding uncharacterized protein LOC101746300 isoform X3, giving the protein MTFLNIISIADVIPSPWKSIVNICEIFGVVSLVLAVATRTVQAALTSPCPEYFTYEISPSTPDRWHGVLVLPPEMVADYMWIYIALNRKTHMFASDSESTSTENLQEFIMHRRDYFNYESTRSEETVRFVTSYDYARPIPRVKIIRVNGREICRDNNTTQVGNEISFPTRPELPNMLLISKLNATGYTPEFLTIFQNSTSGVAR; this is encoded by the exons atgacttttttaaatattatatcaattgCG gatgttattccttcgccgtggaagtcaatcgtgaacatttgtgaa ATCTTTGGTGTGGTCTCTCTGGTTTTGGCTGTGGCGACGAGAACTGTACAAGCAGCATTGACGTCTCCGTGTCCTGAGTATTTCACTTACGAGATATCCCCATCGACACCAGATCGGTGGCATGGCGTATTAGTGCTGCCTCCTGAAATGGTTGCAGACTACATGTGGATTTACATTGCATTGAATCGCAAAACTCATATGTTTGCC AGCGACAGCGAATCTACGTCGACCGAAAACTTACAAGAATTCATAATGCATAGAAGAGATTATTTCAATTATGAAAGTACAAGGAGTGAAGAAACTGTAAGGTTTGTTACATCTTACGATTATGCCCGGCCGATACCGCGTGTCAAGATTATAAGAGTCAATGGACGCGAAATATGCAGAGACAATAATACGACACAAGTCGGAAACGAGATAAGCTTTCCGACGCGCCCAGAGCTTCCGAATATGCTGCTTATATCAAAATTGAATGCAACCGGCTATACACCGGAGTTTTTGACAATTTTCCAAAACTCAACCTCTGGAGTTGCGCGATAA
- the LOC101746300 gene encoding uncharacterized protein LOC101746300 isoform X4: protein MAFINIISINDVIPSPWKSIVNICEIFGVVSLVLAVATRTVQAALTSPCPEYFTYEISPSTPDRWHGVLVLPPEMVADYMWIYIALNRKTHMFASDSESTSTENLQEFIMHRRDYFNYESTRSEETVRFVTSYDYARPIPRVKIIRVNGREICRDNNTTQVGNEISFPTRPELPNMLLISKLNATGYTPEFLTIFQNSTSGVAR from the exons gatgttattccttcgccgtggaagtcaatcgtgaacatttgtgaa ATCTTTGGTGTGGTCTCTCTGGTTTTGGCTGTGGCGACGAGAACTGTACAAGCAGCATTGACGTCTCCGTGTCCTGAGTATTTCACTTACGAGATATCCCCATCGACACCAGATCGGTGGCATGGCGTATTAGTGCTGCCTCCTGAAATGGTTGCAGACTACATGTGGATTTACATTGCATTGAATCGCAAAACTCATATGTTTGCC AGCGACAGCGAATCTACGTCGACCGAAAACTTACAAGAATTCATAATGCATAGAAGAGATTATTTCAATTATGAAAGTACAAGGAGTGAAGAAACTGTAAGGTTTGTTACATCTTACGATTATGCCCGGCCGATACCGCGTGTCAAGATTATAAGAGTCAATGGACGCGAAATATGCAGAGACAATAATACGACACAAGTCGGAAACGAGATAAGCTTTCCGACGCGCCCAGAGCTTCCGAATATGCTGCTTATATCAAAATTGAATGCAACCGGCTATACACCGGAGTTTTTGACAATTTTCCAAAACTCAACCTCTGGAGTTGCGCGATAA
- the LOC101746300 gene encoding uncharacterized protein LOC101746300 isoform X1: MCYGVFPTKQVREVHNDFFKHYINCGVTEFSPQNKCEKLIMTFLNIISIADVIPSPWKSIVNICEIFGVVSLVLAVATRTVQAALTSPCPEYFTYEISPSTPDRWHGVLVLPPEMVADYMWIYIALNRKTHMFASDSESTSTENLQEFIMHRRDYFNYESTRSEETVRFVTSYDYARPIPRVKIIRVNGREICRDNNTTQVGNEISFPTRPELPNMLLISKLNATGYTPEFLTIFQNSTSGVAR; encoded by the exons GTGTTACGGAGTTTTCCCCACAAAACAAGTGCGAGAAGTTAATAatgacttttttaaatattatatcaattgCG gatgttattccttcgccgtggaagtcaatcgtgaacatttgtgaa ATCTTTGGTGTGGTCTCTCTGGTTTTGGCTGTGGCGACGAGAACTGTACAAGCAGCATTGACGTCTCCGTGTCCTGAGTATTTCACTTACGAGATATCCCCATCGACACCAGATCGGTGGCATGGCGTATTAGTGCTGCCTCCTGAAATGGTTGCAGACTACATGTGGATTTACATTGCATTGAATCGCAAAACTCATATGTTTGCC AGCGACAGCGAATCTACGTCGACCGAAAACTTACAAGAATTCATAATGCATAGAAGAGATTATTTCAATTATGAAAGTACAAGGAGTGAAGAAACTGTAAGGTTTGTTACATCTTACGATTATGCCCGGCCGATACCGCGTGTCAAGATTATAAGAGTCAATGGACGCGAAATATGCAGAGACAATAATACGACACAAGTCGGAAACGAGATAAGCTTTCCGACGCGCCCAGAGCTTCCGAATATGCTGCTTATATCAAAATTGAATGCAACCGGCTATACACCGGAGTTTTTGACAATTTTCCAAAACTCAACCTCTGGAGTTGCGCGATAA